A genomic segment from Ptychodera flava strain L36383 chromosome 8, AS_Pfla_20210202, whole genome shotgun sequence encodes:
- the LOC139138984 gene encoding crystallin J1A-like isoform X1 yields the protein MRSHHRVLAQIVVGPVVLAYLGLLFYIYSPDESSAFQITESAKSRARASVLGAFVGDAASVPLHWFYDVKKLDEVLEGRSNPEFREPSANPFYDIPTGSSSLYGDQALAMLESLVESNGLDTKDYAERLYKQFGPGTEYDNPENAKHGTDQDMQLPIKGPWKPQVIKHFEANFIQKKAVTGSEVKRDMHAVCIVPPLVAKYAGDPDLLLKVKSAVEVTTVKEEAAVVAMAATRLLEHYVLHGSDEKAVDKVIAELKNPDRRHPQAKDAEVADELEIVLQAKEKSNREVAGEFGRSCNVPDAFKVAVHALITKPDYTSAIRSTLYAGGDCVSRAGFVGACKAAQNGVQVIPEDWKTKTFKYKKALELTDKLVK from the exons ATGAGGTCCCATCACCGAGTACTTGCTCAAATCGTTGTCGGTCCAGTTGTTTTGGCTTACCTCGgtcttttattttatatttactcaCCCGACGAGTCATCCGCATTTCAAATAACTGAAAGTGCTAAATCTAGGGCTAGGGCATCGGTTCTCGGGGCTTTTGTCGGTGACGCGGCCA GTGTGCCATTGCATTGGTTCTATGACGTCAAGAAACTCGACGAAGTTCTAGAAGGACGCAGCAACCCTGAGTTCAGGGAACCCTCAGCCAATCCCTTTTATGATATTCCAACCGGAAGCAGTAGTCTCTATGGAGACCAGGCTCTAGCAATGTTGGAGTCATTGGTCGAGTCCAATG GTTTGGACACAAAGGACTATGCTGAACGCCTTTACAAGCAATTCGGTCCAGGCACAGAATACGACAATCCTGAAAATGCAAAACACGGCACGGACCAGGACATGCAGTTGCCAATCAAGGGACCATGGAAACCACAAGTTATCAAACACTTTGAAGCAAACTTCATACAAAAGAAAGCAGTCACAG GATCTGAAGTGAAACGAGACATGCATGCAGTTTGTATCGTACCTCCACTGGTTGCGAAATATGCAGGTGACCCTGACCTCCTGTTAAAGGTCAAGTCGGCTGTTGAAGTAACCACAGTAAAGGAAGAAGCCGCGGTCGTTGCTATGGCAGCCACCAG ACTACTGGAACATTACGTCTTACATGGCTCCGACGAAAAAGCTGTTGACAAGGTGATTGCAGAGTTGAAAAACCCCGATAGACGTCATCCCCAAGCCAAAGATGCCGAGGTAGCTGATGAACTGGAGATTGTCTTGCAAGCAAAGGAGAAGTCCAACAGAGAAGTCGCTGGTGAATTTGGACGCAGCTGTA ATGTGCCTGACGCATTCAAGGTAGCCGTCCATGCCTTGATAACAAAGCCAGATTATACGTCGGCCATTCGAAGCACCCTGTACGCTGGTGGAGACTGTGTCAGTCGGGCTGGTTTCGTCGGCGCATGCAAAGCCGCTCAG AATGGAGTTCAAGTTATCCCTGAAGACTGGAAAACGAAGACATTCAAGTACAAGAAAGCCCTGGAGTTAACTGACAAACTAGTCAAGTAA
- the LOC139138984 gene encoding crystallin J1C-like isoform X2, with amino-acid sequence MADQSVQSRQKSAIIGSVVADAAGVPLHWFYDVKKLDEVLEGRSNPEFREPSANPFYDIPTGSSSLYGDQALAMLESLVESNGLDTKDYAERLYKQFGPGTEYDNPENAKHGTDQDMQLPIKGPWKPQVIKHFEANFIQKKAVTGSEVKRDMHAVCIVPPLVAKYAGDPDLLLKVKSAVEVTTVKEEAAVVAMAATRLLEHYVLHGSDEKAVDKVIAELKNPDRRHPQAKDAEVADELEIVLQAKEKSNREVAGEFGRSCNVPDAFKVAVHALITKPDYTSAIRSTLYAGGDCVSRAGFVGACKAAQNGVQVIPEDWKTKTFKYKKALELTDKLVK; translated from the exons ATGGCCGATCAAAGCGTCCAATCTCGACAAAAGTCTGCCATTATCGGATCGGTGGTTGCCGATGCGGCCG GTGTGCCATTGCATTGGTTCTATGACGTCAAGAAACTCGACGAAGTTCTAGAAGGACGCAGCAACCCTGAGTTCAGGGAACCCTCAGCCAATCCCTTTTATGATATTCCAACCGGAAGCAGTAGTCTCTATGGAGACCAGGCTCTAGCAATGTTGGAGTCATTGGTCGAGTCCAATG GTTTGGACACAAAGGACTATGCTGAACGCCTTTACAAGCAATTCGGTCCAGGCACAGAATACGACAATCCTGAAAATGCAAAACACGGCACGGACCAGGACATGCAGTTGCCAATCAAGGGACCATGGAAACCACAAGTTATCAAACACTTTGAAGCAAACTTCATACAAAAGAAAGCAGTCACAG GATCTGAAGTGAAACGAGACATGCATGCAGTTTGTATCGTACCTCCACTGGTTGCGAAATATGCAGGTGACCCTGACCTCCTGTTAAAGGTCAAGTCGGCTGTTGAAGTAACCACAGTAAAGGAAGAAGCCGCGGTCGTTGCTATGGCAGCCACCAG ACTACTGGAACATTACGTCTTACATGGCTCCGACGAAAAAGCTGTTGACAAGGTGATTGCAGAGTTGAAAAACCCCGATAGACGTCATCCCCAAGCCAAAGATGCCGAGGTAGCTGATGAACTGGAGATTGTCTTGCAAGCAAAGGAGAAGTCCAACAGAGAAGTCGCTGGTGAATTTGGACGCAGCTGTA ATGTGCCTGACGCATTCAAGGTAGCCGTCCATGCCTTGATAACAAAGCCAGATTATACGTCGGCCATTCGAAGCACCCTGTACGCTGGTGGAGACTGTGTCAGTCGGGCTGGTTTCGTCGGCGCATGCAAAGCCGCTCAG AATGGAGTTCAAGTTATCCCTGAAGACTGGAAAACGAAGACATTCAAGTACAAGAAAGCCCTGGAGTTAACTGACAAACTAGTCAAGTAA